The Chitinophagaceae bacterium nucleotide sequence TCTGTTCCATTCACATACCAGCTCCCGTCAATCAATTCTCCGTTTTGAAATACGCCATCAAGAATATTATTACTCAGTTTGCCAATGGCCACCCCTTTCCCATTTACACAATCACCCCACAGGCAGGTTCGGTTAAATGTATAGGCTGGCACTTTCAGCACGTTCGCCTGTTTCGGTTTTCCCATACGTAAGAATGTAAGGGAAGATTGATCGGGAGCAGCAGCCAACAGTTTTGATACTTCTGCAGTTGTTTTATTCAGCAGCGAAACTCCATTTACCTGCTGCAGCAGATCGCCGGTTTTTAATCCTCCTTTTTCTGCAGGGCTTTCGGTGATCACTTTATCTACCCGTACAGAATCCTTTCCGTTACAAATAAATGTAAAACCAAAACTCTTTGGGCTTTGTGCGTACATATGAAAGGATACAAAACAAAACAGTAAAAAGAAAAAAATAAAATCTGGACATGTGTAATGATTGATCACCAAAAAAAAGGAATTTACCTGTAAGCTAAAAATAAAAATTACCGCTATACGGCCGATGACCAATGGAGGGGTTACTTTGAATGATGCTTTTGCCGGCGAAACCTATAGTTCTTGCTGTTCTTGACAGCACAGCCAACTACTTTTTTTCTTCTTTCCACGTTAGCGGAAACGTCAGCATGAACTGAAACTATATTTAACTTGTTCTCCCCTGCCTCTGCCATTCACTCAGGAGAAACATTGCTGATAAGGCAGGAGCCAGTATTACTCTGAGCATTAGTAAATTTTAAAATGATGAGGATCATATTTTTTACAAACAACTGTTAATTGATTAAAAGCAGAACTTTGAAACAAACCAAACAGCATGAAAAATAGTAATACCATTAAAGTAAACTTCAAAGGGGGCATTATTGAACCTGCTGAACTGTACAGCATCCTGCTCATTGCAAGAAAAGCAAAACTGCTGTATGTACGTTTTGGTTTACGCCAGCAATTACTGCTTGATGTGGATATTGAAGAAGTGGATATGGTATCGGCTGAACTGGAACAGCTGGGTATTGCTTTTGAAATTAACCGTGAACAGCAGCCGAATATTGTGAGTTCGTTTCCGGCAGTTGATGTTTTTATTACCGACAGCTGGCTCACTGAACAGCTGTACAAAGAAGTATTTGCATCGTTTAACTATACGCCGCATTTAAAAATCAATATCAGCGAAGCCAACCAGAGCTTTACACCGCTGCTTACAGGAAATATCAACTGGGTATGTTCACCTAATGAACAAAACTTCTGGCACCTGTATATCCGTTTCCCCAAAACAAATATCATTTACGAATGGAAAGATGTGGTGCATACAAAAGACCTGGCTGCCATGTCTTCACGCATTGAAGAAATCATTTTACATGAAGCAGGGAAATTTTATGATAACAATGAAGCAAATGGTGATGAATTATATGCATTAGTAAAAACAGAGGGGCTTACTGTGAAACCAACTCCCGGATCATTGTCGTTACCGCCGTTTAAACTTCCTTACTATGAAGGATTGAACCGTTATAACAGTCATTACTGGCTTGGTATTTACAGGCGTGATGAATTGTTCAGTATTGAATTTTTGAAAGAAGCCTGTCAGCTTGCTTTAAGAACAGAAAGTGGTGCCATGTGTACCACACCGTGGAAAACAATTATCATTAAAGGCATTAAAGAAGAAAACAGGAACGACTGGAACAACCTGTTAGATAAATTCCAGATCAACCTGCGTCATGCACAGAATGAACTGAACTTCCAGGTTGATGATAACAGTGAAGAAGCTTTACAGCTGAAACAGTATTTGGTGAAATACCTGA carries:
- a CDS encoding rubredoxin; amino-acid sequence: MKNSNTIKVNFKGGIIEPAELYSILLIARKAKLLYVRFGLRQQLLLDVDIEEVDMVSAELEQLGIAFEINREQQPNIVSSFPAVDVFITDSWLTEQLYKEVFASFNYTPHLKINISEANQSFTPLLTGNINWVCSPNEQNFWHLYIRFPKTNIIYEWKDVVHTKDLAAMSSRIEEIILHEAGKFYDNNEANGDELYALVKTEGLTVKPTPGSLSLPPFKLPYYEGLNRYNSHYWLGIYRRDELFSIEFLKEACQLALRTESGAMCTTPWKTIIIKGIKEENRNDWNNLLDKFQINLRHAQNELNFQVDDNSEEALQLKQYLVKYLNDDDTRSFGVCIGIKTRRKSEVFSSILVRRKPMIRIGKLGLFYTYDILCAKDYNPNERTDFVYSSGNPKFVLAEQLRRAILSFYEYQERKEAGVPEESAGMELVIE